One Ranitomeya variabilis isolate aRanVar5 chromosome 5, aRanVar5.hap1, whole genome shotgun sequence DNA window includes the following coding sequences:
- the LOC143774204 gene encoding NXPE family member 3-like isoform X1: MKKLAFLALCTVSLLTGFIYRLQWKESFTHEASTSATFSTASLPKMNPWDEELLIHLKLTEWPLPPDNTTLEFSTHPRTSEFFLLYPQSSYAVGDNLKVLIMAKDHKGRAKSYGGDFFHAKLHSPSLKAGVSGSVTDNKNGSYTASFILQWPGETMVSIKLMHSSEAIGILNEKRTTRPDKVFFKGYFVKNGIVEVVECNFDLPGQDVCEYYDSLNEEKWVCKRPKTLPCDAYRDHSSGGNRVILNKAEKQFFSLSLIEQELSSNVKPFNVLPKKDYVRANNTCTSLLKNPNPSGFYFEDIWTSHVCSNQDFNTSIKVSKCLAGKMVYMFGDSTLRQWWEYLVTFVPTLKQIDLHVTHNPGPLLATDSDNNYIVEWRAHQKPLRMERTGIKELQYIATELHRLGPRKNMVIVLTCWSHFLTYPISFYVRRLWHIREAIKQLLERSPDTKILIKSANTGYRFDHGSDWLSYQLDTVMRAMFSELPVNILDVWQMTSCHREPENIHPIRIIIKNEVHLMLSFICPE; this comes from the exons TTTATCTACAGATTACAATGGAAAGAAAGCTTCACACATGAGGCAAGTACATCTGCAACATTTAGCACTGCATCATTGCCAAAGATGAACCCCTGGGATGAAGAGCTCCTCATTCATTTAAAGTTGACTGAATGGCCACTGCCCCCGGACAACACAACTTTAGAGTTTTCCACGCATCCAAGGACATCAGAATTTTTCCTGCTTTATCCCCAGTCTTCCTATGCCGTGGGAGACAATTTGAAAGTTCTCATCATGGCCAAGGACCATAAAGGCCGGGCAAAGAGCTATGGTGGGGACTTTTTCCATGCAAAGCTTCATTCCCCAAGTCTCAAAGCTGGAGTGAGTGGGTCTGTGACAGACAACAAGAACGGCTCCTACACAGCCTCCTTCATTCTCCAGTGGCCTGGTGAGACCATGGTCTCCATAAAGCTCATGCATTCCAGCGAAGCTATTGGAATATTGAATGAGAAAAGGACTACACGACCAGATAAG GTCTTTTTCAAAGGCTATTTTGTGAAAAACGGAATTGTAGAAGTGGTGGAATGTAATTTTGACCTTCCGGGGCAAGATGTTTGTGAATATTATGACTCACTCAATGAAGAAAAATGGGTGTGCAAAAGGCCAAAAACACTACCCTGTGATGCTTATCGGGACCATTCATCTGGTGGCAATCGTGTTATCCTAAATAAAGCAGAAAAACAGTTCTTCTCATT GTCATTGATTGAGCAAGAACTTTCATCAAATGTCAAACCTTTCAATGTCCTTCCCAAAAAAGATTATGTCAGAG CTAACAATACTTGTACATCTCTACTGAAAAATCCAAATCCATCAGGCTTTTATTTTGAAGATATATGGACCTCTCATGTGTGCTCCAATCAAGATTTCAATACGTCCATCAAAGTATCTAAATGCCTTGCTGGAAAGATGGTCTACATGTTCGGAGACTCTACACTCCGTCAATGGTGGGAATACCTAGTGACGTTTGTTCCAA CTCTCAAGCAAATAGATCTTCATGTTACTCATAACCCTGGCCCATTGTTGGCCACAGACTCAGATAATAACTACATAGTCGAGTGGAGAGCACATCAGAAGCCTCTGCGCATGGAGCGTACAGGAATTAAAGAGCTGCAGTACATTGCTACAGAGCTTCATAGACTCGGGCCACGGAAAAATATGGTCATTGTGTTGACTTGTTGGAGTCACTTTCTCACATATCCCATTTCATTTTATGTCCGACGATTATGGCACATTCGAGAAGCTATTAAACAACTCTTGGAACGTAGCCCTGATACAAAGATTCTCATTAAATCGGCTAACACCGGATATAGGTTTGACCATGGAAGCGATTGGTTGTCCTATCAGTTGGATACAGTGATGAGAGCTATGTTTTCTGAGCTTCCAGTAAATATATTGGACGTCTGGCAAATGACCTCGTGCCACCGAGAACCAGAGAATATTCATCCAATAAGGATCATTATAAAAAATGAGGTGCACCTGATGCTTTCATTTATATGTCCTGAATAA
- the LOC143774204 gene encoding NXPE family member 3-like isoform X2, with protein MKKLAFLALCTVSLLTGFIYRLQWKESFTHEASTSATFSTASLPKMNPWDEELLIHLKLTEWPLPPDNTTLEFSTHPRTSEFFLLYPQSSYAVGDNLKVLIMAKDHKGRAKSYGGDFFHAKLHSPSLKAGVSGSVTDNKNGSYTASFILQWPGETMVSIKLMHSSEAIGILNEKRTTRPDKVFFKGYFVKNGIVEVVECNFDLPGQDVCEYYDSLNEEKWVCKRPKTLPCDAYRDHSSGGNRVILNKAEKQFFSLSLIEQELSSNVKPFNVLPKKDYVRGFYFEDIWTSHVCSNQDFNTSIKVSKCLAGKMVYMFGDSTLRQWWEYLVTFVPTLKQIDLHVTHNPGPLLATDSDNNYIVEWRAHQKPLRMERTGIKELQYIATELHRLGPRKNMVIVLTCWSHFLTYPISFYVRRLWHIREAIKQLLERSPDTKILIKSANTGYRFDHGSDWLSYQLDTVMRAMFSELPVNILDVWQMTSCHREPENIHPIRIIIKNEVHLMLSFICPE; from the exons TTTATCTACAGATTACAATGGAAAGAAAGCTTCACACATGAGGCAAGTACATCTGCAACATTTAGCACTGCATCATTGCCAAAGATGAACCCCTGGGATGAAGAGCTCCTCATTCATTTAAAGTTGACTGAATGGCCACTGCCCCCGGACAACACAACTTTAGAGTTTTCCACGCATCCAAGGACATCAGAATTTTTCCTGCTTTATCCCCAGTCTTCCTATGCCGTGGGAGACAATTTGAAAGTTCTCATCATGGCCAAGGACCATAAAGGCCGGGCAAAGAGCTATGGTGGGGACTTTTTCCATGCAAAGCTTCATTCCCCAAGTCTCAAAGCTGGAGTGAGTGGGTCTGTGACAGACAACAAGAACGGCTCCTACACAGCCTCCTTCATTCTCCAGTGGCCTGGTGAGACCATGGTCTCCATAAAGCTCATGCATTCCAGCGAAGCTATTGGAATATTGAATGAGAAAAGGACTACACGACCAGATAAG GTCTTTTTCAAAGGCTATTTTGTGAAAAACGGAATTGTAGAAGTGGTGGAATGTAATTTTGACCTTCCGGGGCAAGATGTTTGTGAATATTATGACTCACTCAATGAAGAAAAATGGGTGTGCAAAAGGCCAAAAACACTACCCTGTGATGCTTATCGGGACCATTCATCTGGTGGCAATCGTGTTATCCTAAATAAAGCAGAAAAACAGTTCTTCTCATT GTCATTGATTGAGCAAGAACTTTCATCAAATGTCAAACCTTTCAATGTCCTTCCCAAAAAAGATTATGTCAGAG GCTTTTATTTTGAAGATATATGGACCTCTCATGTGTGCTCCAATCAAGATTTCAATACGTCCATCAAAGTATCTAAATGCCTTGCTGGAAAGATGGTCTACATGTTCGGAGACTCTACACTCCGTCAATGGTGGGAATACCTAGTGACGTTTGTTCCAA CTCTCAAGCAAATAGATCTTCATGTTACTCATAACCCTGGCCCATTGTTGGCCACAGACTCAGATAATAACTACATAGTCGAGTGGAGAGCACATCAGAAGCCTCTGCGCATGGAGCGTACAGGAATTAAAGAGCTGCAGTACATTGCTACAGAGCTTCATAGACTCGGGCCACGGAAAAATATGGTCATTGTGTTGACTTGTTGGAGTCACTTTCTCACATATCCCATTTCATTTTATGTCCGACGATTATGGCACATTCGAGAAGCTATTAAACAACTCTTGGAACGTAGCCCTGATACAAAGATTCTCATTAAATCGGCTAACACCGGATATAGGTTTGACCATGGAAGCGATTGGTTGTCCTATCAGTTGGATACAGTGATGAGAGCTATGTTTTCTGAGCTTCCAGTAAATATATTGGACGTCTGGCAAATGACCTCGTGCCACCGAGAACCAGAGAATATTCATCCAATAAGGATCATTATAAAAAATGAGGTGCACCTGATGCTTTCATTTATATGTCCTGAATAA